The Flavobacterium sp. 1 genome contains the following window.
ATTGAGCTTAGAAAAAGTGATTTCGGCCATTATCATCATTGGATTTGTGGGAATTATTTTTGACGGATTTTTTACAATGATTGAAAACAAGGTATCGTATAAAGGGTAGGAAAGTTGCTAAGAAGCTGAGTTTCTAAGATTTTAGCAACTCCACAACTCAGGAACTTAAAAAACAGAAGGCTGATTTTTAGCCCCGATAGCAGTAAAAATCCTTGTTTGCCGGGGTTCGGCAAACAAGATTGCAACGGAGAGCGGGACGAAATGTCTTAAAAAATAAATACTTCTGCTCCCAAAAAAACTTTGAAACTTAGAATCTCAGAAACTTAAAAACTAAAAAAGATGGGCTATTTAGAAATAAAAGATTTAGAAATCTCTTTTCCAACTCCAAAAGGGAAATATATTGCAGTAAAAGACATTAACCTTTCTATCAAAAAAGGGGAAATAATATCCATCATCGGACATTCGGGCTGCGGAAAATCGACGATTATGAACGCGATAGGAGGGATGCTGACTCCAACGGGAGGATCAGTAGTATTGGACAATAAAAACATAAAAGGCCCGGGCCCGGACCGTGGCATTGTTTTTCAAAACTATTCATTACTGCCTTGGCTGACGGTGGAAAACAATATTTTCCAAGCGGTAGATTCGGTTATGGATTGTTCCAAAGCCGAGAAACACGAAATTGTGATTAAAAATCTTAAAATGGTGAATTTGTTCCAACACAAAGATAAATTGCCGGGACAGCTTTCGGGCGGGATGAAACAAAGAGTAGCTATTGCGAGAGCTTTTGCCATCAACCCTGGTGTTTTATTGCTGGATGAACCATTTGGAGCATTAGATGCTTTAACAAAAGGATCTATGCAGCTCGAAGTTTTAAAACTGTGGAATCTGGATAATAGAGAAAAAACGATTATAATGATTACGCACGATATTGAAGAAGCATTGTTTTTGTCAGACCGAATTGTGGTTTTGCATAACGGTCCTGCTTCGACCATTAGAGAAATTGTAACGGTAAATTTACCAAGACCAAGAAATAAAATTGAAATCGTAAAAACCCCTGAATATATTGAATTGAGAGATCATTTATTACATCTCTTGACTGATCATTTCTCAATCGAAGATATGGGTGTAAAATATAAAAATTAGTTAATTTTGTTTGCCCTAAAAAGGTCTTTTTAGTATTGAAAAGACCTTTTTTAAAATAAAAAATTCCAAACTCCATATATAATATCGGAATTTGGAATTTTTATATTTGAAAGAATTTCTAATAAAATTTATTCTTTAGTTTCTTCTTTTTTGTCAGCTGGCTGATCTTCTTTGGCTGCGTTTTTAAATTCTTTAATACCGCTTCCTAAACCTTTCATTAATTCTGGAATTTTTTTACCTCCAAAAAGCAATAAAAGAACTCCAATAATCAAAAGTATTTCTGTAACTCCTAATCTTCCCATGATTGAATAATTTATGCCGTAGCAAATTTGTAATTATATAATGGACAAAGGTATATAGAATAAATTTATGAGCATTGCTTTTGAACTTTTTTTTGTTTGAGATAGCGTTAAATATTTTATAAAATTACAGTGTTTGTAATACAACTACTTATAATAGGCTAGTGTTGACAACGCTTTTAATTATTATATTTGTGACATAAATACACATCATGCCTAAAAATCGGTTAAAAAGGAAAAAATTTTGGGACAGATTATTAATCAAAAACAGATTAATAATTTTGAACGAGAACACTTTTGAGGAAATTTTTTCTTTTAAATTGAACATAATGAGCGTTTTTGTTACGCTTACATTAGGAGCTATCTTTCTGATTTCGGCGACAACAATATTGATTGCTTTTACTCCATTGCGAGAACTTATCCCAGGCTATTCCTCTTCGGAGCTAAAAAAAAATGCTACCGTTTTAGCATTAAAATCTGATTCGCTTTCTATAGCCTTGAAGAAAAACGAAGCCTATATAAAATCAATTCAAAAAGTGCTGAACGGCGAATTAGAATATGCCAAATTCAGCAAAGATTCCATACTTTCGGCTACTGATGAAGCAAGGGAACCAGTAGATTTGTCTCCTTCTGAAAACGAAACTGAATTGAGAAAAAGAGTGAACGAGGAAG
Protein-coding sequences here:
- a CDS encoding ABC transporter ATP-binding protein; translated protein: MGYLEIKDLEISFPTPKGKYIAVKDINLSIKKGEIISIIGHSGCGKSTIMNAIGGMLTPTGGSVVLDNKNIKGPGPDRGIVFQNYSLLPWLTVENNIFQAVDSVMDCSKAEKHEIVIKNLKMVNLFQHKDKLPGQLSGGMKQRVAIARAFAINPGVLLLDEPFGALDALTKGSMQLEVLKLWNLDNREKTIIMITHDIEEALFLSDRIVVLHNGPASTIREIVTVNLPRPRNKIEIVKTPEYIELRDHLLHLLTDHFSIEDMGVKYKN
- the tatA gene encoding twin-arginine translocase TatA/TatE family subunit; amino-acid sequence: MGRLGVTEILLIIGVLLLLFGGKKIPELMKGLGSGIKEFKNAAKEDQPADKKEETKE
- a CDS encoding peptidase, which gives rise to MSVFVTLTLGAIFLISATTILIAFTPLRELIPGYSSSELKKNATVLALKSDSLSIALKKNEAYIKSIQKVLNGELEYAKFSKDSILSATDEAREPVDLSPSENETELRKRVNEEEKLDSESRKGNSKHHKK